A portion of the Gadus macrocephalus chromosome 10, ASM3116895v1 genome contains these proteins:
- the gpr137 gene encoding integral membrane protein GPR137: MLPGLTSAGAPAPLALQPTPAALRPAVAPAVQLGFTALYTSLYALLFLAVYAQLWLLLLSRHKRLSFQSVFLFLCLLWAALRTTLFSFYFQNSLEANRLPMAVYWLFYCCPVCLQFFTLSLITTYFTQVLLKVKDLHREDVNKLIWVTRCAYGALSLLFLCVNVACGALGVRGGGGEGPGAAERAWRLVLVRVLVNDLLFLLEAAVLAATLLLLRRHSRPNGASLHRRCPALCGTAALGAAIILLFASRGCYNLTVLVLSRNHRAEAYDLDWYNISDQADLRSELGDRGYLAFCTILLIWELLPTTLLLVIFRVRWPAQEASSSMAGHPRALPRPYFFDDPQGSEDGSPAPWAHSVRPQSSWYGSVTTPLLFASNPPAQDHSLYSTPNN, encoded by the exons ATGCTCCCGGGGCTGACCTCAGCGGGGGCTCCGGCCCCCCTGGCCCTCCAGCCCACCCCGGCGGCCCTGCGCCCGGCGGTGGCTCCGGCGGTGCAGCTGGGCTTCACGGCGCTCTACACGTCTCTCTACGCCCTGCTCTTCCTGGCCGTCTACGCCCAgctgtggctgctgctgctctcaaGGCACAAGCGGCTCAGCTTCCAGAGCGTGTTCCTGTTCCTGTGCCTGCTCTGGGCGGCGCTGCGCACCACGCTCTTCTCCTTCTACTTCCAGAACTCCCTGGAGGCTAACCGGCTGCCCATGGCGGTGTACTGGCTCTTCTATTGCTGCCCGGTGTGCCTGCAGTTCTTCACTCTGAGCCTCATCACCACCTACTTCACCCAG GTGCTGCTCAAAGTGAAGGATCTGCACCGGGAAGACGTGAACAAACTGAT CTGGGTGACGCGGTGTGCGTACGGCGCCCTGagcctcctcttcctgtgtgtgaACGTGGCGTGCGGGGCCCTGGGCgtgcggggcggcggcggcgagggtcCCGGGGCGGCGGAGCGCGCCTGGAGGCTGGTGCTGGTGCGCGTGCTGGTCAACGACCTGCTGTTCCTGCTGGAGGCCGCGGTGCTGGCCgccacgctgctgctgctcaggaGGCACTCCCGCCCCAACGGGGCCTCGCTCCACcgcagg TGCCCGGCCCTGTGTGGCACTGCTGCCCTGGGGGCAGCGATCATCCTGCTGTtcgccagcagggggtgctaTAACCTGACGGTGCTGGTGCTGTCGCGGAACCATCGCGCAGAGGCGTACGACCTGGACTGGTACAACATCTCAGATCAG gcggACCTGCGCAGTGAGCTGGGCGACCGGGGCTACCTGGCTTTCTGCACCATCCTCCTCATCTGGGAGCTGCTGCCCACCACGCTGCTGCTGGTCATATTCCGGGTGCGGTGGCCGGCCCAGGAGGCG tccagcAGTATGGCTGGTCATCCCAGAGCTCTGCCCAGGCCGTACTTCTTCGACGACCCCCAGGGCAGTGAGGACGGCTCCCCCGCGCCCTGGGCTCACAGCGTGCGGCCGCAGTCCAG CTGGTACGGCTCAGTGACCACCCCTCTCCTGTTCGCCAGTAACCCCCCCGCCCAGGACCACTCGTTGTACTCCACCCCTAACAACTGA
- the syvn1 gene encoding E3 ubiquitin-protein ligase synoviolin isoform X2: MVRAVLVTATSLVLTGAVVAHAYFLKHQFYPTVVYLTKSSPSMAVLYIQAFVLVFLLGKFMRKVFFGQLRAAEMEHLIERSWYAVTETCLAFTVFRDDFSPRFVALFTLLLFLKCFHWLAEDRVDFMERSPNISWVFHFRVLSLMGLLGVLDFLFVNHACHSIITRGASVQLVFGFEYAILMTMVLTTFIKYLLHTIDLQSENPWDNKAVYMLYTELFTGFIKVLLYMAFMTIMIKVHTFPLFAIRPMYLAMRQFKKAVTDAIMSRRAIRNMNTLYPDATPADLLASDNVCIICREEMVTGAKKLPCNHIFHSSCLRSWFQRQQTCPTCRMDVLRASNANQTPATPQAPPPAPAAAPNAPAAPPPNVAMGMLPGFPPPGMFPFWGPFPGAPPPGAPPANGPAADTPQGNGEAPQAAGSSWPPPTTDPSAAPPGQPNPGFGFPFAPPPFPSTPWLPPPPPMPFVSSMPPPPPSLSALSDEELGELEAEGRRGLEARLQCLHNIHTLLDAAMLNIHQYLSTVATLTPPRTGTRSAARSDPSPPAGAEAPGPEESTSSSESAGGATGFTRPADSTTAASASAPEEPEEREPSVDGEEVEEEVAEGGAEPSASELRRRRLRKLETSSSTQAPPDN, from the exons ATGGTGCGAGCAGTCCTGGTGACGGCCACCAGCCTGGTGCTGACTGGGGCTGTGGTGGCCCATGCCTACTTCCTCAAGCACCAGTTCTATCCAACGGTGGTCTACCTTACAAAAAGCAGCCCCAGCATGGCG GTCTTGTACATCCAAGCCTTTGTGCTGGTGTTTCTGCTGGGGAAGTTCATGAGGAAGGTGTTCTTCGGCCAGCTGAGGGCTGCAGAGATGGAG cacCTGATTGAGCGCTCGTGGTACGCCGTGACGGAGACCTGCCTGGCCTTCACCGTGTTCAGGGACGACTTCTCCCCGCGCTTCGTGGCCCTCTTCACGCTGCTGCTCTTCCTCAAGTGCTTCCACTGGCTGGCCGAGGACCGCGTGGACTTT ATGGAGAGGAGTCCCAACATATCCTGGGTGTTTCACTTCAGGGTGCTAT CTCTCATGGGACTGCTGGGAGTTTTGGACTTCCTGTTCGTCAACCATGCCTGTCACAGCATCATCACCCGGGGCGCCTCCGTCCAGCTGGTCTTTGGCTTCGAG TATGCCATCCTGATGACCATGGTGCTGACCACCTTCATCAAGTACCTGCTGCACACCATCGACCTGCAGAGCGAGAACCCCTGGGACAACAAGGCGGTGTACATGCTGTACACGGAGCTCTTCACTG GCTTCATCAAGGTGCTGCTCTACATGGCCTTCATGACCATCATGATCAAGGTCCACACCTTCCCGCTGTTCGCCATCCGACCCATGTACCTGGCCATGAG GCAGTTCAAGAAAGCCGTGACCGACGCTATCATGTCCAGACGGGCCATCCGCAACATGAACACCCT GTACCCCGACGCCACTCCGGCCGACCTGCTGGCCTCTGACAACGTCTGCATCATCTGCCGTGAGGAAATGGTCACGGGTGCCAAGAAGCTGCCCTGCAATCACATCTTCCACTCCAG CTGCCTGCGCTCCTGGTTCCAGAGGCAGCAGACCTGCCCCACCTGTCGCATGGACGTCCTCCGAGCGTCCAACGCCAACCAGACCCCGGCCACGccgcaggccccgcccccggcccccgcgGCGGCCCCCAACGCTCCGGCCGCCCCACCCCCCAACG TGGCCATGGGCATGCTGCCGGGGTTCCCCCCTCCCGGCATGTTCCCCTTCTGGGGACCCTTCCCCGGGGCCCCTCCACCGGGCGCGCCCCCCGCCAACGGCCCCGCCGCGGACACGCCCCAGGGCAACGGAGAGGCCCCCCAGGCCGCAG GCTCCAGCTGGCCCCCTCCCACTACGGACCCGTCTGCAGCCCCGCCCGGCCAGCCCAACCCCGGCTTCGGGTTCCCTTTCGCCCCCCCGCCCTTCCCCTCCACGCCCTGGCTGCCCCCGCCACCCCCGATGCCCTTCG TGTCGTCcatgcccccgccgcccccgtccCTGTCCGCGCTGTCGGACGAGGAGCTGGGTGAGCTGGAGGCGGAGGGCCGGCGGGGCCTGGAGGCGCGGCTCCAGTGTCTCCACAACATCCACACGCTGCTGGACGCTGCCATGCTCAACATCCACCAGTACCTCAGCACCGTGGCCACGCTCAC ccccccccgtACCGGGACGAGGAGCGCAGCCCGCTCGGACCCCTCCCCGCCAGCAGGAGCAGAAGCCCCCGGCCCGGAGGAGTCAACCAGCAGCT CTGAGTCTGCGGGCGGCGCCACTGGCTTCACCCGGCCGGCCgactccaccaccgccgcctccgcctccgccccGGAGGAGCCCGAGGAGAGGGAGCCCAGCGTCGAcggcgaggaggtggaggaggaggtggcagaAGGAGGCGCCGAGCCCAGCGCCTCGGAGCTCCGACGCCGGCGCTTGAGGAAGCTCGAGACATCCTCGTCAACGCAAGCCCCGCCCGACAACTGa
- the syvn1 gene encoding E3 ubiquitin-protein ligase synoviolin isoform X1 yields MASIMVRAVLVTATSLVLTGAVVAHAYFLKHQFYPTVVYLTKSSPSMAVLYIQAFVLVFLLGKFMRKVFFGQLRAAEMEHLIERSWYAVTETCLAFTVFRDDFSPRFVALFTLLLFLKCFHWLAEDRVDFMERSPNISWVFHFRVLSLMGLLGVLDFLFVNHACHSIITRGASVQLVFGFEYAILMTMVLTTFIKYLLHTIDLQSENPWDNKAVYMLYTELFTGFIKVLLYMAFMTIMIKVHTFPLFAIRPMYLAMRQFKKAVTDAIMSRRAIRNMNTLYPDATPADLLASDNVCIICREEMVTGAKKLPCNHIFHSSCLRSWFQRQQTCPTCRMDVLRASNANQTPATPQAPPPAPAAAPNAPAAPPPNVAMGMLPGFPPPGMFPFWGPFPGAPPPGAPPANGPAADTPQGNGEAPQAAGSSWPPPTTDPSAAPPGQPNPGFGFPFAPPPFPSTPWLPPPPPMPFVSSMPPPPPSLSALSDEELGELEAEGRRGLEARLQCLHNIHTLLDAAMLNIHQYLSTVATLTPPRTGTRSAARSDPSPPAGAEAPGPEESTSSSESAGGATGFTRPADSTTAASASAPEEPEEREPSVDGEEVEEEVAEGGAEPSASELRRRRLRKLETSSSTQAPPDN; encoded by the exons A TGGCGTCCATCATGGTGCGAGCAGTCCTGGTGACGGCCACCAGCCTGGTGCTGACTGGGGCTGTGGTGGCCCATGCCTACTTCCTCAAGCACCAGTTCTATCCAACGGTGGTCTACCTTACAAAAAGCAGCCCCAGCATGGCG GTCTTGTACATCCAAGCCTTTGTGCTGGTGTTTCTGCTGGGGAAGTTCATGAGGAAGGTGTTCTTCGGCCAGCTGAGGGCTGCAGAGATGGAG cacCTGATTGAGCGCTCGTGGTACGCCGTGACGGAGACCTGCCTGGCCTTCACCGTGTTCAGGGACGACTTCTCCCCGCGCTTCGTGGCCCTCTTCACGCTGCTGCTCTTCCTCAAGTGCTTCCACTGGCTGGCCGAGGACCGCGTGGACTTT ATGGAGAGGAGTCCCAACATATCCTGGGTGTTTCACTTCAGGGTGCTAT CTCTCATGGGACTGCTGGGAGTTTTGGACTTCCTGTTCGTCAACCATGCCTGTCACAGCATCATCACCCGGGGCGCCTCCGTCCAGCTGGTCTTTGGCTTCGAG TATGCCATCCTGATGACCATGGTGCTGACCACCTTCATCAAGTACCTGCTGCACACCATCGACCTGCAGAGCGAGAACCCCTGGGACAACAAGGCGGTGTACATGCTGTACACGGAGCTCTTCACTG GCTTCATCAAGGTGCTGCTCTACATGGCCTTCATGACCATCATGATCAAGGTCCACACCTTCCCGCTGTTCGCCATCCGACCCATGTACCTGGCCATGAG GCAGTTCAAGAAAGCCGTGACCGACGCTATCATGTCCAGACGGGCCATCCGCAACATGAACACCCT GTACCCCGACGCCACTCCGGCCGACCTGCTGGCCTCTGACAACGTCTGCATCATCTGCCGTGAGGAAATGGTCACGGGTGCCAAGAAGCTGCCCTGCAATCACATCTTCCACTCCAG CTGCCTGCGCTCCTGGTTCCAGAGGCAGCAGACCTGCCCCACCTGTCGCATGGACGTCCTCCGAGCGTCCAACGCCAACCAGACCCCGGCCACGccgcaggccccgcccccggcccccgcgGCGGCCCCCAACGCTCCGGCCGCCCCACCCCCCAACG TGGCCATGGGCATGCTGCCGGGGTTCCCCCCTCCCGGCATGTTCCCCTTCTGGGGACCCTTCCCCGGGGCCCCTCCACCGGGCGCGCCCCCCGCCAACGGCCCCGCCGCGGACACGCCCCAGGGCAACGGAGAGGCCCCCCAGGCCGCAG GCTCCAGCTGGCCCCCTCCCACTACGGACCCGTCTGCAGCCCCGCCCGGCCAGCCCAACCCCGGCTTCGGGTTCCCTTTCGCCCCCCCGCCCTTCCCCTCCACGCCCTGGCTGCCCCCGCCACCCCCGATGCCCTTCG TGTCGTCcatgcccccgccgcccccgtccCTGTCCGCGCTGTCGGACGAGGAGCTGGGTGAGCTGGAGGCGGAGGGCCGGCGGGGCCTGGAGGCGCGGCTCCAGTGTCTCCACAACATCCACACGCTGCTGGACGCTGCCATGCTCAACATCCACCAGTACCTCAGCACCGTGGCCACGCTCAC ccccccccgtACCGGGACGAGGAGCGCAGCCCGCTCGGACCCCTCCCCGCCAGCAGGAGCAGAAGCCCCCGGCCCGGAGGAGTCAACCAGCAGCT CTGAGTCTGCGGGCGGCGCCACTGGCTTCACCCGGCCGGCCgactccaccaccgccgcctccgcctccgccccGGAGGAGCCCGAGGAGAGGGAGCCCAGCGTCGAcggcgaggaggtggaggaggaggtggcagaAGGAGGCGCCGAGCCCAGCGCCTCGGAGCTCCGACGCCGGCGCTTGAGGAAGCTCGAGACATCCTCGTCAACGCAAGCCCCGCCCGACAACTGa
- the smad5 gene encoding mothers against decapentaplegic homolog 5: protein MTTMSSLFSFTSPAVKRLLGWKQGDEEEKWAEKAVDALVKKLKKKKGAMEDLEKALSSPGQPSKCVTIPRSLDGRLQVSHRKGLPHVIYCRVWRWPDLQSHHELKPLEVCEFPFGSKQKEVCINPYHYKRVESPVLPPVLVPRHSEFNPQHSLLVQFRNLTHNEPHMPLNATFPESFQQPHSAGSSGGGGGSFPVSPNSPYPSSPAGSGTYPNSPASSGPSSPFQLPADTPPPAYMPPDEQMGPDSQSMETSSTTTVVPLNMPRGDVQPVEYEEPSHWCSIVYYELNNRVGEAYHASSTSVLVDGFTDPSNNKNRFCLGLLSNVNRNSTIENTRRHIGKGVHLYYVGGEVYAECLSDTSIFVQSRNCNYHHGFHTTTVCKIPSGCSLKIFNNQEFAQLLAQSVNHGFEAVYELTKMCTIRMSFVKGWGAEYHRQDVTSTPCWIEVHLHGPLQWLDKVLTQMGSPLNPISSVS, encoded by the exons GCTGGGCTGGAAGCAGGGCgacgaggaggagaagtgggCCGAGAAGGCGGTGGACGCGCTGGTGAAgaagctgaagaagaagaagggtgcCATGGAGGACCTGGAGAAGGCCCTGAGCAGCCCCGGGCAGCCCAGCAAGTGTGTCACCATCCCGCGCTCGCTGGACGGCCGGCTTCAGGTGTCCCACCGGAAGGGGCTCCCCCACGTCATCTACTGCCGTGTGTGGCGCTGGCCCGACCTGCAGTCCCACCACGAGCTCAAGCCGCTGGAGGTGTGCGAGTTCCCGTTTGGCTCCAAACAGAAGGAGGTCTGCATCAACCCCTACCACTACAAGAGGGTGGAGAGTCCTG tgCTTCCCCCAGTGCTGGTGCCGCGCCACAGCGAGTTCAACCCGCAGCACAGCCTCCTGGTGCAGTTTCGCAACCTCACCCACAACGAGCCGCACATGCCCCTGAACGCCACCTTCCCCGAGTCCTTCCAGCAGCCGCACAGCGCCGGCAGcagcggcgggggaggggggtcctTCCCCGTCTCCCCCAACTCCCCCTACCCGTCGTCTCCGGCCGGCAGCGGGACCTACCCCAACTCCCCCGCCAGCTCGGGCCCTTCCAGTCCATTCCAGCTCCCCG CCGACACCCCGCCCCCAGCCTACATGCCTCCTGATGAGCAGATGGGCCCAGACAGCCAGTCCATGgagaccagcagcaccaccaccgtgGTGCCTCTGAACATGcccagaggag ACGTACAGCCGGTGGAGTACGAGGAGCCCAGCCACTGGTGCTCCATCGTCTACTACGAGCTCAACAACCGCGTGGGCGAGGCCTACCACGCCTCCTCCACCAGCGTGCTGGTGGACGGCTTCACCGACCCCTCGAACAACAAGAACCGCTTCTGCCTCGGCCTGTTGTCCAACGTCAACCGCAACTCCACCATCGAGAACACCCGCCGGCACATCGGAAAAG GTGTGCACCTGTACTACGTCGGGGGAGAGGTGTACGCCGAGTGCCTCAGTGACACCAGCATCTTCGTCCAGAGCCGCAACTGCAACTACCACCACGGCTTCCACACCACCACCGTGTGCAAGATCCCCAGCGGCTGCAGCCTCAAGATCTTCAACAACCAGGAGTTCGCCCAGCTGCTGGCCCAGTCGGTCAACCACGGCTTTGAGGCCGTCTATGAGCTCACCAAGATGTGCACCATCCGGATGAGCTTCGTCAAG GGCTGGGGAGCAGAGTACCACCGTCAGGATGTCACTAGCACCCCCTGCTGGATTGAGGTGCACCTGCACGGGCCCCTGCAGTGGCTGGACAAGGTGCTGACACAAATGGGGTCGCCTCTGAACCCCATCTCCTCTGTGTCCTAA